In a genomic window of Melanotaenia boesemani isolate fMelBoe1 chromosome 1, fMelBoe1.pri, whole genome shotgun sequence:
- the LOC121631315 gene encoding uncharacterized protein LOC121631315 isoform X2: MMSMRELGYLSRREFKVQGGQVGDQSSDITYNNVCKQIDDGIMEGFSDSEIVRGVLKIIRPGVFKEMLINKDDITVAELKGFLQTHLREKNSTELFQELMCTKQEENETPQQFLYRVIGLKQRILFTSKLADTDIKYSAATVQDVFLHTVYQGFGHKHTDIRRELKPLLSSSGVTDEMILRHVMKITSEENERMKRLGLSRRQTVTNAHSAQLEPDTAKGRNPKSESVESKSNQTKSDPLRDLTAKVEELTKLVMTMQKQTELQPIHTGRQYGQYRTQSKRGKSYGCPNCLEQDRQDCKHCFICGDEGHRAAGCLRRPKRQGNSNRPLEGDI; this comes from the coding sequence ATGATGTCCATGAGGGAGCTCGGTTACCTATCCAGGAGAGAGTTCAAAGTGCAAGGCGGTCAGGTTGGTGATCAATCCTCTGACATCACCTATAATAACGTCTGCAAGCAGATTGATGATGGAATCATGGAGGGATTTTCTGATTCAGAGATTGTTCGTGGCGTACTCAAAATCATAAGACCAGGTGTATTCAAGGAGATGTTGATAAATAAAGATGACATAACAGTAGCTGAACTCAAGGGGTTCCTCCAAACCCAtctaagagaaaaaaacagcactgaATTATTCCAAGAGTTGATGTGCACAAAACAAGAAGAGAATGAGACACCGCAACAATTTCTCTACCGAGTGATAGGTTTAAAGCAGCGCATCCTATTCACCTCAAAACTGGCTGACACGGACATTAAGTACTCTGCTGCTACCGTACAAGACGTTTTTCTGCATACAGTGTACCAAGGCtttggacacaaacacactgatatACGTAGGGAACTCAAACCTTTGTTGTCGAGCAGTGGTGTCACAGATGAGATGATCCTTCGccatgtgatgaaaattacCAGTGAAGAAAATGAGAGGATGAAAAGACTTGGCCTTTCCCGCCGACAGACGGTAACAAACGCACACAGCGCACAACTCGAACCTGATACGGCGAAGGGACGAAACCCAAAGTCAGAGAGTGTAGAGTCCaaatcaaaccaaacaaaatctGACCCTCTGAGAGACCTCACCGCTAAAGTGGAGGAACTCACAAAACTTGTGATGACcatgcaaaaacaaactgaactaCAGCCAATACACACTGGGCGTCAATATGGCCAATATAGGACACAGTCGAAACGTGGAAAATCATATGGTTGTCCAAACTGCTTAGAGCAAGACAGACAGGATTGCAAACATTGCTTCATATGTGGAGATGAGGGACACCGTGCCGCAGGCTGTCTAAGGCGACCAAAGAGACAGGGAAACTCCAACCGGCCACTGGAGGGGGACATCTAG
- the LOC121631315 gene encoding uncharacterized protein LOC121631315 isoform X1 encodes MCNRQSSWREIRRQPSSIPSVEPATQPAHTGMMSMRELGYLSRREFKVQGGQVGDQSSDITYNNVCKQIDDGIMEGFSDSEIVRGVLKIIRPGVFKEMLINKDDITVAELKGFLQTHLREKNSTELFQELMCTKQEENETPQQFLYRVIGLKQRILFTSKLADTDIKYSAATVQDVFLHTVYQGFGHKHTDIRRELKPLLSSSGVTDEMILRHVMKITSEENERMKRLGLSRRQTVTNAHSAQLEPDTAKGRNPKSESVESKSNQTKSDPLRDLTAKVEELTKLVMTMQKQTELQPIHTGRQYGQYRTQSKRGKSYGCPNCLEQDRQDCKHCFICGDEGHRAAGCLRRPKRQGNSNRPLEGDI; translated from the exons ATGTGCAACAGACAGAGCTCGTGGAGGGAGATCAGGAG GCAGCCAAGCAGCATTCCATCGGTAGAACCTGCCACCCAGCCAGCTCACACAGGGATGATGTCCATGAGGGAGCTCGGTTACCTATCCAGGAGAGAGTTCAAAGTGCAAGGCGGTCAGGTTGGTGATCAATCCTCTGACATCACCTATAATAACGTCTGCAAGCAGATTGATGATGGAATCATGGAGGGATTTTCTGATTCAGAGATTGTTCGTGGCGTACTCAAAATCATAAGACCAGGTGTATTCAAGGAGATGTTGATAAATAAAGATGACATAACAGTAGCTGAACTCAAGGGGTTCCTCCAAACCCAtctaagagaaaaaaacagcactgaATTATTCCAAGAGTTGATGTGCACAAAACAAGAAGAGAATGAGACACCGCAACAATTTCTCTACCGAGTGATAGGTTTAAAGCAGCGCATCCTATTCACCTCAAAACTGGCTGACACGGACATTAAGTACTCTGCTGCTACCGTACAAGACGTTTTTCTGCATACAGTGTACCAAGGCtttggacacaaacacactgatatACGTAGGGAACTCAAACCTTTGTTGTCGAGCAGTGGTGTCACAGATGAGATGATCCTTCGccatgtgatgaaaattacCAGTGAAGAAAATGAGAGGATGAAAAGACTTGGCCTTTCCCGCCGACAGACGGTAACAAACGCACACAGCGCACAACTCGAACCTGATACGGCGAAGGGACGAAACCCAAAGTCAGAGAGTGTAGAGTCCaaatcaaaccaaacaaaatctGACCCTCTGAGAGACCTCACCGCTAAAGTGGAGGAACTCACAAAACTTGTGATGACcatgcaaaaacaaactgaactaCAGCCAATACACACTGGGCGTCAATATGGCCAATATAGGACACAGTCGAAACGTGGAAAATCATATGGTTGTCCAAACTGCTTAGAGCAAGACAGACAGGATTGCAAACATTGCTTCATATGTGGAGATGAGGGACACCGTGCCGCAGGCTGTCTAAGGCGACCAAAGAGACAGGGAAACTCCAACCGGCCACTGGAGGGGGACATCTAG